One Spirochaetota bacterium genomic window, CTTTTATAGGGAAGAAGATATTGTTTGTTGCCAATTTTATTGGGGACCACACCCGGATATAGTGCGAAAATCCAAAATAGTACCAGAATAATATCACTTTACAATACACATTTTGTAATCTTCTTTATTGAATGTTTGAATAAATTGGACAATCATCCAAAAAATAGTTGATTATTTAATTACGTAAATTATTATTTACCCAATAATAGACAGGAGGCATTATATGAAATCATTACAAGGTCAATTAGCACTGGTTACCGGTGCCGCGATGGGTATGGGCAGGAGTTTATCAGAATTGCTGCTGGATGAAGGTTGTGAAGTTGCTATGGTGGATATCAATGAAAAGGAATTAACAAAAGCTGTTAAGCAACTACAAACAAAAGGGAATTGCCAGGCATATATATGTGATGTTTCAAAACGTGATGCGGTATATAAACTACAAAAAAAAGTTAAGAAGGAAATGGGTGATGTTACAATTCTTGTTAATAATGCTGGGGTTGTAAAAGTTGGGGACTTTTTACATCTTGATGATAAAGCAATTGAATGGATTGTCAATGTTAACCTGATGTCAATCTTATGGATGTGCAAGGCCTTCATGCCGGATATGATCCACAAGCCATGGGCACATGTGGTTAACTTTGCATCAGCTGGTGGAATGTTAGCATTGCCTGATATATCA contains:
- a CDS encoding SDR family NAD(P)-dependent oxidoreductase, with the protein product MKSLQGQLALVTGAAMGMGRSLSELLLDEGCEVAMVDINEKELTKAVKQLQTKGNCQAYICDVSKRDAVYKLQKKVKKEMGDVTILVNNAGVVKVGDFLHLDDKAIEWIVNVNLMSILWMCKAFMPDMIHKPWAHVVNFASAGGMLALPDISIYCATKFAVVGFSDALRQEMKKYKYNVGVTMVCPYTVATGMFAGFKEVAGTKILKTEEVTTRVVKAIKKNKPLVAVPNFQVNFLTPLTKLLLPVHAMDFLNKMVGMWTANEQTHERKYKI